Proteins encoded together in one Mobula hypostoma chromosome 9, sMobHyp1.1, whole genome shotgun sequence window:
- the LOC134352252 gene encoding histone H3.3A-like has translation MAHTKQTARKSTGGKASPPHRKQLATKAARKSAPSTGGVKKPHCYRPRTVALREIRRYQNSTELLIRKLPFQRLVCEIAQDFKTDLRFQGAAIGALQEANEFS, from the coding sequence ATGGCTCACACAAAGCAGACAGCTCGCAAATCCACTGGAGGCAAGGCCTCCCCACCCCACCGGAAGCAGCTTGCGACCAAAGCAGCCCGCAAGAGTGCACCTTCCACTGGTGGAGTCAAGAAACCACATTGTTACAGGCCTAGGACTGTGGCTTTGCGTGAAATCCGGCGATACCAGAATTCCACAGAGTTGCTAATCAGGAAGCTTCCTTTCCAGCGTCTAGTGTGTGAAATTGCACAGGACTTCAAAACTGACCTGAGGTTCCAGGGTGCTGCCATTGGGGCTCTGCAGGAAGCcaatgagttttcctga